In Acidaminococcus fermentans DSM 20731, one genomic interval encodes:
- a CDS encoding DUF2905 domain-containing protein — protein sequence MGRMLIGLGLLLVVTGLVVELGAHFFPLGHLPGDIHITGKHGSFYFPVVTCIVVSVVLNLLLRLFH from the coding sequence ATGGGACGGATGCTGATCGGCCTGGGGCTGCTGCTGGTTGTGACAGGTCTTGTGGTGGAATTGGGCGCACACTTTTTCCCTCTGGGCCATTTGCCCGGAGATATCCATATTACCGGGAAACACGGGAGCTTTTATTTTCCCGTGGTTACCTGCATCGTGGTCAGTGTGGTGCTGAATCTGCTGTT